The Cylindrospermum stagnale PCC 7417 genome segment GAACCTATTAAAAAAACAAAATCTACTAAAATAACCGTTAGAATAGAGGATACAATTAAAATTGCTGATATTAATCAATCTTGTGGTGAACGTTGTTTTCAAACTTTAACTATTAACAGCAATATGCGATTGGCAGAGAATTTATATTCTTATTGGGATATTAATGATATCAGTATTGATGAACTAACAAGAATGCGCTGCTTAAATCATATATTTTACCAGGCTTTAAAAACAAAAGATATTGATTATAAAAAATTTTTACCTTCGTTAATTCAACATGTTTTCGGTAACAATTCAAATATTTATAATAATGTTATTTTTGATTCATTAGTTAGAAAAAGATCAAAGCAAAGAGATCTTCAAGAAATGAAAGGAAATGTAGAAAAACTAAATCAACTATTTGCAGATTTTCTGAAAAAATTGCATTTTTATATCATAGATATTAAATATCATAATTCTGACTATTTTGCAAGGCATCAAAATATAGAAGAAATCAAAAGAGATAGTATTAGAAAACAATTTCTTTATGAATATCTACTGCAAAAGCATCTAGAAGATACTAAAAGCCTATTGAAAGAATTGGATATAAAAAGCGATTTTTGGCTTCCAGCTTATTCTTCAACTCAAGAACTGCTGACACCGCTGCCAAAATATATGGATGATTATATTAAATTAACAGGTGTTAACATTATGGCTGTAATTGACAGCTATTTAGAGACGGAAGAAAAGTAACTTAAAATACTGTGTTGTTGAGATAGTGCGATGTGGTGAAATTAGCGAACTTACAAATCAGTGCTTGTGGTGAGGAATGCGATCGCACTGTACAATATGATTAAAATAGGCTTCACAGTTTTTTAGGATTCCCAGAATATCGCTGTATGCCAAACTCATGCCATGTTTCTCTCTTAGCTAATGGACAAAATCAAGTCCTAACTATTCCCCATGAATTTGCTTTACCCAACACAGAAGTTGTGTTACGCAAAGAAGGAAACCGATTAATTATTGAACCCATTCGTCCCGGTTCTCTCCTTTCCCTGCTGACTACACTAGAGGATATTACAGAGGATTTTCCTAGTGTGGATGAAGAACTACTACCTCTTGACGATATTACGCTTTAGTCATGCCCAATGACCTATCAATACCTACTCGATACCAACATCATCTCAGATTTGGTTAGGCATCCTCAAGGGTTGGTGTTCCAGCGTATCGCTACCGTCGGGGAAGATAGCGTTTGTACCAATATTATCGTAGCGTGCGAATTGCGGTTTGGCGCAGTTAAAAGTAGTTCTTCCCGACTTGTAAAGCAGGTAGAACGCATCCTTGAAGTCTTCCCAGTTCTATCTCTGGAGTCACCTGTAGATCAGCATTATGCGGCAATTCGTACCCACCTAGAGCAAGCCGGAACCCCAATTGGCCCCAATGATTTACTGATTGCTGCTCATGCGATCGCTCTTAACCTAACTCTTGTAACAGCAAATACTCGTGAATTTCAGCGTGTTCCTGCGTTGAATTTAGATAACTGGTT includes the following:
- a CDS encoding antitoxin; the protein is MPNSCHVSLLANGQNQVLTIPHEFALPNTEVVLRKEGNRLIIEPIRPGSLLSLLTTLEDITEDFPSVDEELLPLDDITL
- a CDS encoding type II toxin-antitoxin system VapC family toxin, with the translated sequence MTYQYLLDTNIISDLVRHPQGLVFQRIATVGEDSVCTNIIVACELRFGAVKSSSSRLVKQVERILEVFPVLSLESPVDQHYAAIRTHLEQAGTPIGPNDLLIAAHAIALNLTLVTANTREFQRVPALNLDNWLV